One genomic window of Cupriavidus malaysiensis includes the following:
- a CDS encoding lytic transglycosylase domain-containing protein, which translates to MPCAAPSRPESTHRRLPRRAACAAALALSLSASLWSLSAHAGDCFEQAGVYQGVNPLVLRAIAWHESKGDPAVVHRNTNGSVDVGQAQINSVHFGTLARYGVPRQALTDACVNIYVAAWLLKQKMVKYGNTWRAIGAYHSESPGQRDDYARRIQRILVAWGELQAAR; encoded by the coding sequence ATGCCCTGCGCAGCGCCGTCCCGGCCCGAGTCCACGCACCGTCGATTACCGCGCCGCGCCGCCTGCGCGGCAGCCCTGGCCCTGTCCTTGTCCGCCTCGCTATGGAGCTTGTCCGCCCACGCCGGCGACTGCTTCGAGCAGGCCGGGGTCTACCAGGGCGTCAATCCCCTGGTCCTGCGCGCGATCGCCTGGCACGAATCGAAGGGCGATCCCGCGGTCGTGCACCGCAATACCAATGGCTCGGTCGACGTCGGCCAGGCGCAGATCAACTCGGTCCACTTCGGCACCCTGGCGCGCTACGGCGTGCCGCGGCAGGCCCTGACCGATGCCTGCGTCAACATCTACGTGGCCGCCTGGCTGCTCAAGCAGAAGATGGTCAAGTACGGCAACACCTGGCGCGCCATCGGCGCCTATCACTCCGAGTCGCCAGGCCAGCGCGACGACTACGCACGCCGCATCCAGCGCATCCTGGTGGCCTGGGGCGAGCTGCAGGCGGCGCGTTGA
- the fdhF gene encoding formate dehydrogenase subunit alpha — protein sequence MKSIDDIDYGTPRSEAEREVTLEIDGVAVTVPAGTSVMRAAMEAGTQVPKLCATDSLEPFGSCRLCLVEIEGRRGYPASCTTPAEAGMKVRTHSPRLAELRRGVMELYISDHPLDCLTCPTNGNCELQDMAGAVGLREVRYGFDGASHTAMAKDESNPYFTYDPSKCIVCNRCVRACEETQGTFALTIGGRGFEARVTAGTGGSFMDSDCVSCGACVQACPTATLTETSLIRLGQAERSTVTTCAYCGVGCTFKAETKGEEVVRMVPYKDGQANDGHACVKGRFAWGYATHQDRMLKPMIRARITDPWREVSWEEAIAYAAGQFRRIQAEHGRDAIGGIVSSRCTNEEGYLVQKLVRAAFGNNNVDTCARVCHSPTGYGLKQTLGESAGTQTFRSVEKADVVMVIGANPTDGHPVFGSRLKKRLRAGARLIVVDPRRIDLVETPHVRADYHLQLRPGTNVALLSALAHVIVTEGLLDEAFIAARCEDRAFQQWRDFASLPENSPEATADVTGVPAETVRGAARLYATGGNAAIYYGLGVTEHAQGSTAVMAIANLAMATGNVGREGVGVNPLRGQNNVQGSCDMGSFPHELPGYRHVSDATTRGLFESAWNVDIQPEPGLRIPNMFEAALAGSFKGLYCQGEDIVQSDPNTQHVAAALSAMECIVVQDIFLNETAKYAHVFLPGSSFLEKDGTFTNAERRISRVRRVMRPRAGYADWEVTMLLSNALGYAMDYRHPSEIMDEIARLTPTFHGVSYDRLDELGSLQWPCNDAAPQGTPIMHVDGFVRGKGRFMITRYVATSERVNRRYPLILTTGRILSQYNVGAQTRRTDNVRWHDEDRLEIHPHDAQERGIRDGDWVGVHSRAGETVLRALVSERMQPGVVYTTFHFPESGANVITTDNSDWATNCPEYKVTAVQVMPVAQPSAWQQQYRDFNERQLQLLQAAGAEAG from the coding sequence ATGAAATCGATCGACGACATCGACTACGGCACGCCCCGCAGCGAAGCGGAGCGTGAGGTCACCCTCGAAATCGACGGCGTCGCCGTCACCGTCCCGGCAGGCACGTCGGTGATGCGCGCCGCGATGGAAGCCGGCACCCAGGTGCCCAAGCTGTGCGCCACCGACAGCCTGGAGCCGTTCGGCTCCTGCCGCCTGTGCCTGGTGGAGATCGAGGGCCGGCGGGGCTATCCGGCATCCTGCACGACGCCGGCCGAGGCCGGCATGAAGGTGCGCACCCACAGCCCCAGGCTGGCCGAGCTGCGCCGCGGCGTGATGGAGCTGTACATCTCCGACCACCCGCTCGATTGCCTCACCTGTCCCACCAACGGCAACTGCGAGCTGCAGGACATGGCCGGCGCGGTCGGCCTGCGCGAGGTGCGCTACGGCTTCGACGGCGCCAGCCATACGGCCATGGCCAAGGACGAGTCGAACCCGTACTTCACCTACGACCCGTCCAAGTGCATCGTCTGCAACCGCTGCGTGCGTGCCTGCGAGGAAACCCAGGGAACCTTCGCCCTCACCATCGGCGGGCGCGGCTTCGAGGCGCGCGTCACCGCGGGCACCGGCGGCAGCTTCATGGACTCGGACTGCGTGTCCTGCGGCGCCTGCGTGCAGGCCTGCCCCACCGCCACGCTGACCGAGACCTCGCTGATCCGCCTGGGCCAGGCCGAGCGCAGCACCGTCACCACCTGCGCCTACTGCGGCGTCGGCTGTACCTTCAAGGCCGAGACCAAGGGCGAGGAAGTGGTGCGCATGGTGCCGTACAAGGACGGCCAGGCCAACGACGGCCACGCCTGCGTCAAGGGCCGTTTCGCCTGGGGCTACGCCACCCACCAGGACCGCATGCTCAAGCCGATGATCCGCGCCCGCATCACCGATCCGTGGCGCGAGGTCTCGTGGGAGGAAGCCATCGCCTACGCCGCCGGCCAGTTCCGCCGCATCCAGGCCGAGCACGGCCGCGATGCCATCGGCGGCATCGTCTCCTCGCGCTGCACCAACGAGGAGGGCTACCTGGTACAGAAGCTGGTGCGCGCCGCCTTCGGCAACAACAACGTCGACACCTGCGCGCGCGTGTGCCACTCGCCCACCGGCTACGGCCTCAAGCAGACCCTGGGCGAGTCGGCCGGCACCCAGACCTTCCGCTCCGTCGAGAAGGCCGACGTGGTGATGGTGATCGGCGCCAACCCGACCGACGGCCATCCGGTGTTCGGCTCGCGCCTGAAGAAGCGGCTGCGCGCCGGCGCCCGCCTGATCGTGGTCGATCCGCGCCGCATCGACCTGGTCGAGACCCCGCACGTGCGTGCCGACTACCACCTGCAACTGCGCCCCGGCACCAATGTCGCGCTGCTGAGCGCGCTGGCGCACGTGATCGTCACCGAGGGCCTGCTGGACGAGGCCTTCATCGCCGCGCGCTGCGAGGACCGCGCCTTCCAGCAGTGGCGCGATTTCGCCAGCCTGCCGGAGAACTCGCCGGAAGCGACCGCCGACGTCACCGGCGTGCCCGCCGAGACCGTGCGCGGCGCCGCGCGCCTCTATGCCACCGGCGGCAACGCCGCCATCTACTACGGCCTGGGCGTGACCGAGCACGCGCAGGGCTCGACCGCGGTGATGGCCATCGCCAACCTGGCCATGGCCACCGGCAACGTCGGCCGCGAGGGTGTCGGCGTGAATCCGCTGCGCGGCCAGAACAACGTGCAGGGCTCCTGCGACATGGGCTCCTTCCCGCATGAGCTGCCGGGCTACCGCCATGTCTCGGACGCCACCACGCGCGGCCTGTTCGAGTCGGCCTGGAACGTCGACATCCAGCCCGAACCCGGCCTGCGCATCCCCAATATGTTCGAGGCGGCGCTGGCCGGCAGCTTCAAGGGCCTGTACTGCCAGGGCGAGGACATCGTGCAGTCCGACCCCAACACCCAGCACGTGGCGGCGGCCCTGTCGGCGATGGAATGCATCGTGGTGCAGGACATCTTCCTCAACGAGACCGCCAAGTACGCCCACGTCTTCCTGCCCGGCTCCTCCTTCCTGGAAAAGGACGGCACCTTCACCAATGCCGAGCGCCGCATCTCGCGCGTGCGCCGGGTGATGCGCCCGCGCGCCGGCTATGCCGACTGGGAAGTGACCATGCTGCTGTCCAATGCGCTGGGCTATGCCATGGACTACCGCCATCCGTCCGAGATCATGGACGAGATCGCGCGGCTCACGCCCACCTTCCACGGCGTCAGCTACGACCGGCTCGACGAACTGGGCAGCCTCCAGTGGCCCTGCAACGATGCCGCGCCGCAGGGCACGCCGATCATGCACGTGGATGGCTTCGTGCGCGGCAAGGGCCGCTTCATGATCACCCGCTACGTGGCCACCAGCGAACGCGTCAACCGCCGCTATCCGCTGATCCTGACCACCGGGCGCATCCTGTCGCAGTACAACGTGGGCGCGCAGACGCGCCGCACCGACAACGTGCGCTGGCATGACGAGGACCGCCTGGAGATCCATCCGCACGACGCCCAGGAGCGCGGCATCCGCGACGGCGACTGGGTCGGCGTGCACAGCCGCGCGGGCGAGACGGTGCTGCGTGCGCTGGTCAGCGAGCGCATGCAGCCTGGCGTGGTCTACACCACCTTCCACTTCCCCGAGTCCGGCGCCAACGTGATCACCACCGACAATTCCGACTGGGCCACCAACTGTCCCGAGTACAAGGTGACCGCGGTGCAGGTGATGCCGGTGGCGCAGCCCTCGGCCTGGCAGCAGCAGTACCGCGATTTCAACGAGCGCCAGTTGCAGCTGCTGCAGGCGGCCGGCGCGGAGGCGGGCTGA
- a CDS encoding formate dehydrogenase subunit delta, whose product MNVDNLIKMANQIGGFFEAMPDREEALADIAGHIKRFWAPRMREALLQAMDRGDAPGLDAIVCEAVGRYRAGW is encoded by the coding sequence ATGAATGTCGACAACCTGATCAAGATGGCCAACCAGATCGGCGGCTTCTTCGAAGCCATGCCCGACCGGGAGGAGGCCCTGGCCGATATCGCCGGCCACATCAAGCGCTTCTGGGCGCCGCGCATGCGCGAGGCGCTGCTGCAGGCCATGGACCGTGGCGATGCGCCGGGCCTGGATGCGATCGTGTGCGAGGCGGTGGGACGCTACCGCGCGGGCTGGTAG
- a CDS encoding transglycosylase domain-containing protein: MKLWSAFLKLVAMLALAAALLGALAAVVASRQLPPLDALYAFRQTPGYVSIADFPPHLAQAVVAIEDDRFYLHDGIDYVGVVRAGVANLSDDLSQGASTLTMQVARNFFLSRQKTYTRKLYEALMAYRIEHAFSKDEILELYLNKVYLGEGANGFAEAAQTYFGKRLDQLTLAECAMLAGLPKAPSANNPVVNPRRARQRQAYILQRMLELGKISRGDYDAALLEPLRLR; encoded by the coding sequence ATGAAACTCTGGTCCGCCTTTCTCAAGCTGGTGGCGATGCTGGCGCTGGCAGCGGCGCTGCTGGGCGCGCTGGCCGCCGTCGTGGCCAGCCGGCAGCTGCCGCCGCTCGACGCCCTCTACGCCTTCCGCCAGACCCCCGGCTACGTATCCATTGCGGACTTCCCGCCGCACCTGGCCCAGGCCGTGGTGGCGATCGAGGATGACCGCTTCTACCTGCACGACGGCATCGACTACGTGGGCGTGGTCCGCGCCGGCGTGGCCAACCTGTCCGACGACCTGTCGCAGGGCGCCTCGACCCTCACCATGCAGGTGGCGCGCAACTTCTTCCTGTCGCGCCAGAAGACCTATACGCGCAAGCTCTACGAGGCGCTGATGGCGTACCGCATCGAGCATGCCTTCAGCAAGGACGAGATCCTGGAGCTCTACCTGAACAAGGTCTACCTCGGCGAGGGCGCCAATGGCTTCGCCGAGGCCGCGCAGACCTATTTCGGCAAGCGGCTCGACCAACTCACGCTGGCCGAGTGCGCGATGCTGGCCGGGCTGCCCAAGGCGCCGTCGGCCAACAATCCGGTGGTCAACCCGCGCCGCGCGCGCCAGCGTCAGGCCTATATCCTGCAGCGCATGCTGGAGCTGGGCAAGATCTCGCGCGGCGACTACGACGCCGCCCTGCTGGAGCCGCTGCGGCTGCGCTAG
- a CDS encoding LysR family transcriptional regulator: MNLHDLEAFVAVVETGSIVGASARLHLTQPGITRRVQSLEERLGAVLLDRQAKPLRPTGAGRTAYEHGRRVLHAVEALRGGVSGEQDAAGEFRLGITPYLSEVALAAPLDRLHRTFPRLALRVQSGWPEALAEQCRRHEIDAAAFCLPEGAPLPAGLEACDLGGQPVLVVAARELPLPADPSLADLAEQAWVLNPDGCGFRSAIRQRLAAAGLPLRVGIEAHANELRLSLVARGLGLGLTTAAALADSAWLPALRVVTVRDFQPRVRAWLVHRETPGRLAPPLRELRAALAEALDEAA, encoded by the coding sequence ATGAACCTGCATGATCTCGAAGCCTTCGTGGCCGTGGTGGAGACCGGCTCCATCGTGGGCGCCTCGGCCCGCCTGCACCTGACCCAGCCGGGCATCACCCGGCGCGTGCAAAGCCTGGAGGAGCGGCTGGGCGCGGTCCTGCTCGACCGCCAGGCCAAGCCGCTGCGCCCCACCGGGGCCGGACGCACCGCCTATGAGCACGGGCGCCGCGTGCTGCACGCGGTCGAGGCGCTGCGCGGCGGCGTGTCCGGCGAACAGGATGCCGCCGGCGAGTTCCGCCTCGGCATCACGCCCTACCTGTCGGAAGTCGCACTGGCGGCACCGCTCGACCGCCTGCACCGGACCTTTCCACGCCTTGCCCTGCGCGTGCAGTCGGGCTGGCCGGAGGCGCTGGCCGAGCAGTGCCGGCGCCACGAGATCGACGCGGCCGCCTTCTGCCTGCCCGAAGGGGCACCGCTGCCGGCCGGCCTGGAAGCCTGCGACCTGGGCGGCCAGCCCGTGCTGGTGGTGGCCGCGCGCGAACTGCCGCTGCCGGCGGACCCGTCACTGGCGGACCTGGCCGAGCAGGCCTGGGTGCTGAACCCCGACGGCTGCGGCTTCCGCAGCGCGATCCGCCAGCGGCTGGCAGCGGCCGGGCTGCCGCTGCGGGTCGGCATCGAAGCCCATGCCAACGAACTGCGCCTGTCGCTGGTGGCGCGCGGGCTCGGCCTGGGGCTCACCACCGCGGCGGCGCTGGCGGACAGCGCCTGGCTGCCGGCGCTGCGCGTGGTGACGGTGCGGGACTTCCAGCCGCGCGTGCGGGCCTGGCTGGTGCATCGCGAAACGCCGGGGCGGCTGGCGCCGCCGCTGCGCGAACTGCGCGCGGCGCTGGCCGAGGCGCTCGACGAGGCCGCCTGA
- a CDS encoding substrate-binding domain-containing protein, producing MLRIAIHPQLQLREEHGDTRAPLDISRLVALLDAIEASGSIRSSAESVELSYRYAWGILRDAEALFGGALIEKTRGRGSVLTPLAQQLVWASKRIGARLSPTLESLASELEIELDKLVRAADPAVRLHASHGFAVAALREFLDEHHVRHDLKYCGSLEAVAALASGGCDIAGFHVPVGEFEAPVLARFRAWLRADTHCLVHLAVRTQGLFVEAGNPRRIVGLEDLCRPGVRFVNRQEGSGTRLLLDLLLQARGIAPARIDGYRNGEFTHAAVAAYIGSGMADVGFGVETAARRFGLGFVPVLKERYFFAIEQKMLQTPALARAVSALRSDSFRERVDALPGYDATLTGTVLTLEQAFAGYEGSGG from the coding sequence ATGCTTCGCATCGCCATCCACCCCCAGCTGCAGCTCCGCGAGGAACACGGCGACACACGCGCGCCGCTGGATATCTCACGGCTGGTCGCCTTGCTGGACGCCATCGAGGCGAGCGGCAGCATCCGCAGCTCGGCCGAGTCGGTGGAGCTGTCCTACCGCTATGCCTGGGGCATCCTGCGCGACGCGGAGGCGCTGTTCGGCGGGGCGCTGATCGAGAAGACGCGCGGGCGCGGCAGCGTGCTGACACCGCTGGCGCAGCAGCTGGTGTGGGCCAGCAAGCGCATCGGCGCGCGCCTGTCGCCGACGCTGGAGAGCCTGGCCTCGGAACTGGAGATCGAACTCGACAAGCTGGTGCGCGCCGCCGATCCCGCGGTACGCCTGCACGCCAGCCACGGTTTCGCCGTGGCGGCGCTGCGCGAATTCCTCGACGAGCATCATGTGCGCCATGACCTGAAGTACTGCGGCAGCCTGGAAGCGGTGGCGGCGCTGGCCTCAGGCGGCTGCGACATCGCCGGCTTCCACGTGCCGGTCGGTGAGTTCGAGGCACCCGTGCTGGCCCGCTTCCGCGCCTGGCTGCGGGCGGACACGCACTGCCTGGTGCACCTGGCCGTGCGCACCCAGGGATTGTTCGTCGAAGCCGGCAATCCGCGGCGGATCGTGGGGCTGGAGGACCTGTGCCGCCCCGGCGTGCGCTTCGTCAACCGGCAGGAGGGCTCCGGCACGCGCCTGCTGCTCGACCTGCTGCTGCAGGCGCGCGGCATCGCGCCCGCGCGCATCGACGGCTACCGCAACGGTGAGTTCACCCATGCGGCGGTGGCCGCCTATATCGGCAGCGGCATGGCGGACGTGGGCTTCGGCGTGGAAACCGCCGCGCGCCGCTTCGGCCTCGGCTTCGTGCCGGTGCTCAAGGAGCGCTACTTCTTCGCCATCGAACAAAAGATGCTGCAGACGCCGGCCCTGGCGCGCGCCGTCTCGGCGCTGCGCAGCGACAGCTTCCGCGAACGCGTGGACGCCCTGCCCGGCTACGACGCGACGCTGACAGGCACGGTGCTGACGCTGGAGCAGGCGTTCGCGGGATATGAGGGGAGCGGGGGATAG
- the ppk2 gene encoding polyphosphate kinase 2 codes for MEQNEDALIRRIYRELADHYDEEIELELEDRLPESLSDAGAGPDEAEREARHQYFHELFRLQGELVKLQNWVVSSGHKVVILFEGRDAAGKGGVIKRITQRLNPRVCRVAALPAPNDRERTQWYFQRYVSHLPAAGEMVLFDRSWYNRAGVERVMGFCTDEQYEEFFRSVPEFERMLVRSGIQVIKYWFSISDDEQHLRFLSRIHDPLKQWKLSPMDLESRRRWEDYTRAKEVMLERTHIAEAPWWVVQAVDKRRARLNCIHHLLGQMPYVDVEHAEVVLPARERRKDYVRLPVPATMIVPEVY; via the coding sequence ATGGAACAAAACGAAGACGCACTGATCCGGCGCATCTATCGGGAGCTGGCCGACCACTACGACGAGGAAATCGAGCTGGAGCTCGAAGACCGGCTGCCGGAGTCGCTCAGCGATGCCGGCGCCGGACCGGACGAAGCCGAGCGCGAGGCCCGGCACCAGTATTTCCACGAGCTGTTCCGCCTGCAGGGTGAGCTGGTCAAGCTGCAGAACTGGGTGGTGTCCAGCGGCCACAAGGTGGTGATCCTGTTCGAAGGGCGCGACGCCGCCGGCAAGGGCGGCGTGATCAAGCGCATCACGCAGCGCCTCAATCCGCGCGTATGCCGCGTGGCGGCGCTGCCGGCGCCCAACGACCGCGAGCGCACCCAGTGGTACTTCCAGCGCTACGTCTCGCACCTGCCGGCCGCCGGCGAAATGGTGCTGTTCGACCGCAGCTGGTACAACCGCGCCGGCGTCGAGCGCGTGATGGGCTTCTGCACCGACGAGCAGTACGAAGAGTTCTTCCGCTCCGTGCCCGAATTCGAGCGCATGCTGGTGCGCTCCGGCATCCAGGTCATCAAGTACTGGTTCTCGATCTCGGACGACGAGCAGCACCTGCGCTTCCTCAGCCGCATCCATGACCCGCTCAAGCAGTGGAAGCTGAGCCCGATGGACCTGGAATCGCGCCGGCGCTGGGAAGACTACACGCGCGCCAAGGAAGTGATGCTGGAACGCACGCACATCGCCGAAGCGCCATGGTGGGTGGTGCAGGCCGTCGACAAGCGGCGCGCGCGCCTGAACTGCATCCATCACCTGCTGGGTCAGATGCCCTACGTCGACGTCGAGCACGCGGAAGTGGTGCTGCCCGCGCGCGAGCGGCGCAAGGACTACGTGCGCCTGCCGGTGCCGGCCACGATGATCGTGCCGGAAGTGTATTGA
- a CDS encoding transporter, producing the protein MHAGLVESNYGSDPVGLVSGFRFRAGQPGAEIDSAAAVAWLKEAGAVPQAAEQGAATGDEAAQDFVWLHFNLSHSACERWLRTTLGLPEAFFEALRQGSSSTRIERLESTLLAVVNDVIYNFGVVSTDISTLWACADRRLLVTARARPLRSVDRLRASVRAGERFRSPLDALVHLFRDQADVLVQIVRETSANVDKIEDQLLSQRLQGNRSALGAMRRGLVRLQRLLAPEPGALFRLLNRPPEWAREDDLLELRASTEEFSLVLNDLAALVERIKLLQEEIAAALNEQTNRTLFTLTLVTVLALPINIVAGFFGMNVGGIPLGDHPHGFWILVVLVATFTVLAGRWAFRRSAG; encoded by the coding sequence ATGCATGCTGGCCTGGTCGAATCCAACTATGGCTCGGACCCGGTAGGTCTGGTCAGTGGTTTCCGCTTCCGCGCCGGCCAGCCCGGCGCGGAGATCGACTCCGCGGCCGCCGTGGCCTGGCTCAAGGAAGCCGGCGCGGTGCCGCAGGCTGCGGAGCAGGGCGCAGCGACAGGCGACGAGGCAGCGCAGGACTTCGTCTGGCTGCATTTCAACCTGTCGCACAGCGCCTGCGAGCGCTGGCTGCGCACCACCCTGGGCCTGCCGGAGGCCTTCTTCGAAGCGCTGCGCCAGGGTTCCAGCTCGACCCGTATCGAACGGCTCGAATCCACGCTGCTGGCCGTGGTCAACGACGTCATCTACAACTTCGGCGTGGTCTCGACCGATATCTCCACCCTGTGGGCCTGCGCCGACCGCCGGCTGCTGGTGACCGCGCGCGCCAGGCCGCTGCGCTCGGTCGACCGGCTGCGCGCCTCGGTGCGTGCCGGCGAGCGTTTCCGCTCGCCGCTGGATGCGCTGGTGCACCTGTTCCGCGACCAGGCCGACGTGCTGGTGCAGATCGTGCGCGAGACCAGCGCCAACGTCGACAAGATCGAAGACCAGTTGCTGTCGCAGCGGCTGCAGGGCAACCGGTCCGCGCTGGGCGCCATGCGGCGCGGCCTGGTGCGGCTGCAGCGCCTGCTGGCGCCCGAGCCCGGCGCGCTGTTCCGCCTGCTGAACCGGCCGCCCGAGTGGGCGCGCGAGGACGACCTGCTGGAGTTGCGCGCCTCCACCGAAGAATTCTCGCTGGTGCTCAACGACCTCGCCGCGCTGGTCGAGCGCATCAAGCTGCTGCAGGAAGAGATCGCCGCCGCGCTCAACGAGCAGACCAACCGCACGCTGTTCACCCTGACCCTGGTCACCGTGCTGGCGCTGCCCATCAATATCGTGGCCGGCTTCTTCGGCATGAACGTGGGCGGCATCCCGCTGGGCGACCACCCGCACGGTTTCTGGATCCTGGTGGTGCTGGTGGCCACCTTCACGGTATTGGCGGGCCGCTGGGCCTTCCGCCGCAGCGCGGGTTGA
- a CDS encoding formate dehydrogenase beta subunit produces the protein MSADRFLEAGRLPVTVYVPRDSAALAVGADAVAAAIAREAAARGEAVRIVRNGSRGMFWLEPLVEVATAQGRVAYGPVAPADVSALFEAGLLQGGAHPLGLGPTGEIPFLKQQERLTFARVGITDPLSLDDYRAHEGYAGLERALAMAPREIVQAVTDSGLRGRGGAAFPTGIKWNTVLGAQAPLKYVVCNADEGDSGTFSDRMVMEGDPFLLIEGMTIAGLAVGAEQGYVYVRSEYPHAIAMLEAAIAIATASGWLGDDLRGSGRRFHLEVRKGAGAYVCGEETALLESLEGKRGVVRAKPPLPALQGLFGQPTLINNVISLATVPVILARGAAYYRDFGMGRSRGTLPFQLAGNVRQGGLVEKAFGLTLRQVLEDFGGGTRSGRPIRAVQVGGPLGAYLPEARFDEPLDYEAYAAFGGVLGHGGVVVFDDTVDMARQARYAMEFCAIESCGKCTPCRIGSTRGVEVIDKLVAGRREQAVLLRDLCDTMLNGSLCAMGGMTPYPVLSALDAFPEDFGLDAGAQRAA, from the coding sequence ATGAGCGCAGACCGATTCCTCGAGGCAGGCCGCCTGCCGGTCACCGTCTACGTGCCGCGCGACTCCGCCGCGCTCGCCGTGGGCGCCGATGCCGTGGCCGCCGCCATCGCCCGCGAGGCTGCCGCACGCGGTGAAGCCGTGCGTATCGTGCGCAATGGCTCGCGCGGCATGTTCTGGCTGGAGCCGCTGGTCGAGGTGGCCACCGCGCAGGGCCGGGTGGCCTACGGCCCGGTCGCTCCGGCCGACGTATCCGCGCTGTTCGAGGCCGGCCTCCTGCAGGGTGGGGCCCATCCCCTCGGGCTCGGGCCGACCGGCGAGATTCCTTTCCTCAAGCAGCAGGAACGGCTGACCTTCGCGCGCGTGGGCATCACCGATCCGCTTTCGCTCGACGACTATCGCGCCCACGAGGGCTATGCCGGCCTGGAGCGCGCGCTGGCCATGGCGCCGCGTGAGATCGTGCAGGCCGTGACCGACTCCGGCCTGCGCGGCCGTGGTGGCGCGGCCTTTCCCACCGGCATCAAATGGAACACCGTGCTGGGCGCGCAGGCGCCGCTCAAGTACGTGGTCTGCAACGCCGACGAAGGCGATTCGGGCACCTTCTCCGACCGCATGGTGATGGAAGGCGATCCCTTCCTGCTGATCGAGGGCATGACCATCGCCGGCCTCGCGGTGGGCGCGGAGCAGGGCTACGTCTACGTGCGCTCCGAGTACCCGCACGCCATCGCCATGCTGGAGGCGGCCATCGCCATCGCCACCGCGTCGGGCTGGCTGGGCGACGATCTCCGCGGTTCCGGCCGGCGTTTCCACCTGGAGGTGCGCAAGGGCGCCGGCGCCTACGTCTGCGGCGAGGAGACCGCGCTGCTGGAGAGCCTGGAGGGCAAGCGCGGCGTAGTGCGCGCCAAGCCGCCGCTGCCGGCGCTGCAGGGCCTGTTCGGCCAGCCCACGCTGATCAACAACGTGATCTCGCTGGCCACGGTGCCGGTGATCCTGGCGCGCGGCGCCGCCTACTACCGCGACTTCGGCATGGGCCGCTCGCGCGGCACGCTGCCGTTCCAGCTGGCCGGCAACGTGCGCCAGGGCGGCCTGGTCGAGAAGGCCTTCGGCCTGACGCTGCGCCAGGTGCTGGAGGACTTCGGCGGCGGCACGCGCAGCGGCCGTCCGATCCGCGCAGTGCAGGTGGGCGGGCCGCTGGGCGCCTACCTGCCCGAGGCCCGCTTCGACGAGCCGCTCGACTACGAAGCCTATGCTGCCTTCGGCGGCGTGCTGGGCCACGGTGGCGTGGTGGTGTTCGACGACACCGTCGACATGGCACGCCAGGCGCGCTACGCCATGGAGTTCTGCGCCATCGAATCCTGCGGCAAGTGCACGCCATGCCGGATCGGCTCCACGCGCGGTGTCGAGGTGATCGACAAGCTGGTCGCCGGCCGGCGCGAGCAGGCCGTGCTGCTGCGCGACCTGTGCGACACCATGCTGAACGGCTCGCTGTGCGCGATGGGCGGCATGACCCCCTATCCGGTGCTGTCGGCGCTGGATGCCTTCCCCGAGGACTTCGGCCTCGACGCCGGGGCGCAGCGCGCGGCCTGA
- a CDS encoding formate dehydrogenase subunit gamma, whose translation MPDIAQPAAPASLAAVPQPDGERAAQIARLIDAHRQRPGALLPMLHALQDAFSHVPDEAVPLLARALNLSRAEVHGVITFYHHFRQQPPAGQVVQLCRAEACQAVGAEALATHAQRVLGCAFHQPSADGAFTLEPVYCLGLCASGPAMMLGEQLHGRVDAARFDALLDAARTAQAGEGGA comes from the coding sequence ATGCCTGACATCGCCCAGCCGGCCGCGCCGGCTTCGCTCGCCGCCGTGCCCCAGCCCGATGGCGAGCGCGCCGCGCAGATCGCGCGCCTCATCGACGCGCACCGGCAGCGGCCTGGTGCGCTGCTGCCGATGCTGCACGCCCTGCAGGATGCCTTCTCCCACGTGCCGGACGAGGCGGTGCCGCTGCTGGCGCGCGCGCTCAACCTGTCGCGTGCCGAGGTGCACGGCGTGATCACCTTCTACCACCATTTCCGCCAGCAACCGCCGGCCGGGCAGGTGGTGCAACTGTGCCGCGCCGAGGCCTGCCAGGCGGTCGGCGCCGAGGCGCTCGCCACGCACGCCCAGCGCGTGCTGGGCTGCGCCTTCCACCAGCCCAGCGCCGATGGCGCCTTCACGCTGGAGCCGGTCTACTGCCTGGGCCTGTGTGCCAGCGGCCCGGCCATGATGCTCGGCGAGCAACTGCACGGCCGCGTCGACGCGGCACGGTTCGATGCGCTGCTGGACGCCGCGCGCACGGCGCAGGCCGGGGAGGGCGGGGCATGA